In the Styela clava chromosome 8, kaStyClav1.hap1.2, whole genome shotgun sequence genome, one interval contains:
- the LOC120345790 gene encoding uncharacterized protein LOC120345790, protein MSNSLNTMTKEKMICPMQRSAKRRCAVSLATGHVKTKSLDFAQAFHHWENSVSFHQGVDATNCCKGSNVQLHSRKLKGSSSTRNISTNVRTSSSRGLSIVSSSAVSYLKTTFFILVIHLTLLQAVSFAASHDGEISRLSSTGKSYITVAFSSDEKINKERSYLQQIARLSSQVSKRQTRSVHQCRPEVQQFSNLANHAYQMARLGFEKIFTKRHAFNHLLATRSWEGYCLHTHEQLKEVFCDSHRKAGLFGKHTDDLQASIRSMSILLQQEMNSVKQQYTSWSRASCTEHTTNSGYTALRRKILNKLHSIYISVQNYCLADI, encoded by the exons ATGTCAAATTCATTAAATACAATGACTAAAGAAAAGATGATTTGTCCAATGCAACGTAGTGCAAAAAGAAGATGTGCCGTATCGTTAGCAACGGGACACGTAAAAACCAAATCGCTAGATTTTGCACAAGCATTTCATCACTGGGAAAATTCAGTATCATTTCATCAAGGAGTGGACGCAACGAATTGTTGCAAAGGCAGTAATGTACAACTTCACAGTAGAAAGTTAAAAGGGTCTTCCAGTACACGAAATATTTCTACAAACGTCAGAACAAGCTCATCACGGGGTTTATCAATTGTGTCAAGTTCAGCCGTATCGTATTTGAAAACAACTTTCTTCATTCTTG TCATTCATCTTACACTTCTTCAAGCCGTCAGCTTCGCCGCATCTCATGATGGCGAAATATCTCGCTTATCGTCTACTGGGAAAAGTTATATAACTGTCGCATTCTCGAGTGATGAGAAAATCAACAAGGAGAGAAGTTACCTGCAGCAGATAGCGAGACTTTCAAGCCAAGTATCGAAGAGACAAACGCGCTCCGTGCATCAGTGTCGACCTGAAGTTCAGCAATTCTCTAACCTGGCTAATCATGCTTATCAAATGGCg aGACTTGGATTCGAGAAAATATTTACGAAACGGCACGCATTCAACCATTTGCTTGCAACAAGATCTTGGGAGGGTTACTGCCTTCACACACATGAACAATTGAAAGAAGTTTTTTGCGACAGCCACAGAAAAGCTGGTCTTTTCGGAAAACACACAGATGATCTGCAAGCCTCGATTCGATCAATGTCCATCCTATTACAGCAAGAG atgaatTCCGTGAAACAACAGTACACGAGCTGGTCTCGAGCATCCTGTACTGAGCATACAACGAATTCGGGCTACACAGCATTGAGGCggaaaattttgaacaaactgCATAGTATTTATATTAGCGTACAGAATTACTGCCTGGCGGACATATAA
- the LOC144425870 gene encoding uncharacterized protein LOC144425870 has translation MIEKYLAPLKEDKEDKKRIQSDLITLRNKMTGAYFLINSLWIVLTFSLTLAIQDINITFNDRNGNEIVLQPLSFLFLIFFLVILLIQFVTMLIHRWSTFVHLMAATVIGNEENDKNNAKTNTIPNQSTSKKVDGKKNKKKKSKKLSVEDVNETIGSGVENRAFDSNFSTKTITDLEAKIKQLLKDRETFVQLFNDLGTVMQGGELNDWKKSLTGSTPREKEEQFLSYQTYQGLISRTEAIVKFQTLHTEESAPANVSALEHRWGFSKQNSSKFGYT, from the exons atgattgaaaaataCCTGGCGCCATTGAAAGAAGACAAG GAAGATAAGAAAAGAATTCAATCAGATTTGATTACATTGCGAAACAAAATGACGGGAGCATACTTTCTGATCAATAGTTTGTGGATCGTTTTGACTTTTTCACTAACTTTGGCAATTCAAGATATAAACATCACATTTAATGACAGGAATGGAAACGAAATCGTG CTGCAACCACTCTCTTTtctatttcttatttttttcctTGTGATTCTATTGATCCAGTTTGTGACAATGTTGATTCATCGATGGTCAACGTTTGTACATTTGATGGCGGCGACAGTAATTGGT AATgaagaaaatgacaaaaataatgcaaaaacgAATACAATTCCCAATCAATCCACTTCAAAGAAAGTAGATGGAAAaaagaacaagaaaaaaaaatctaaaaaattgtCGGTGGAGGACGTGAATGAGACTATTGGAAGCGGAGTTGAAAATCGAGCTTTTGACAGCAACTTTAGCACAAAAAC AATCACAGATCTTGAGgctaaaataaaacaacttttaaaaGACAGAGAAACATTTGTTCAGCTTTTCAATGACCTGGGCACTGTAATGCAAGGAG GAGAATTGAACGATTGGAAAAAAAGTTTGACAGGATCAACACCACGAGAAAAAGAAGAACAATTTCTAAGTTATCAAACCTACCAAGGCCTCATTTCAAGAACAGAAGCTATAGTCAA atttcaaactcttcataccGAAGAAAGTGCtcccgcaaatgtaagtgctctCGAACATCGATGGGggttttcaaagcaaaattcctCAAAATTTGGATACACATGA